In one window of Mobula hypostoma chromosome 1, sMobHyp1.1, whole genome shotgun sequence DNA:
- the vps18 gene encoding vacuolar protein sorting-associated protein 18 homolog translates to MSSILDEYEDSQARACFRPPGFPYQQHRLGSTGIGQSGYVSARLEEEKPIFSKQRIDFTPPGAITHLVVCNNQLCMSMGKDTLLRIDLGKPDQPNQVELGRKDDARIHKLFLDPSGSHLLISLTSNECLYLNRNSQKAKSLSRWKGHLIESVGWNKYLGNESSTGPILVGTSQGQLYEAEIIVSEERLFVSSPDQHFKNVYNLEEDGSPAPVCCLEIERSADTRLFVIATTRKRLYQFVGRAPENPDPHMFQPMFSQYTNTLPSFQEFPASLGYSEISFYTSKLRSSPRSFAWMMGNGVLYGTLDFTRPDSLLSDVQVWEYPGDIAPELEPPRSIVLTQFHFLLLLPDRVKAICTLNGQLVFEDAFPDKFGQLLRMVKDSVAGLIWIYTEKAVFRYHIQKESRDVWQMYMNMGKFELAKEYCKDRPECLDTVLAKEADHCFRNKKYVESAKYYALTQKYFEEIALKFIEAKQEEALKEFLLKKLKNLKLEDKTQLTLLVTWLAEIYLNWLGTLEADKDKQNQFEATREEFRKFLSGSKIKECLLNNRSTIYDLLASHGNVEDMIFFSVIMQDYERVVAHHCQHDGYSAALEVMSKCQDPALFYKFSPVLMQHIPRQVVDAWINMRKRLDPKNLIPALVNYSQIGSSAQVYEAIRYLEFCVHQLEVTDQAIHNYLLSLYAKYKPKALLWYLEQAGSNADCIHYDLKYALRLCAENKQTQACVHIYKTMELYEEAVDHALQMDVDLAKSCADMPEDDEELRKKLWLKIARHVVQEEKDVKKAMVCLSSCNLLKIEDILPFFPNFVTIDHFKEAICSSLQEYNKHIDELKQEMEEATESAKRIREDIQEMRNKFGVVESQEKCASCDFPLLNRPFYLFLCGHMFHSDCLLQEVIPHLSQFKQNRLEELQRKLVAAGQTKSRQRCKEGEASDRGQQSRDQIKSDIDDLVADECIYCGELMIKSIDKPFIDPQKSEEENCWL, encoded by the exons ATGAGCTCCATCCTCGATGAGTACGAGGATTCACAGGCCCGGGCCTGCTTTCGGCCTCCTGGGTTTCCGTACCAACAGCACCGGCTGGGAAGCACAGGAATTGGACAGTCCG GCTATGTCAGTGCCCGACTGGAAGAGGAAAAGCCCATCTTTTCCAAGCAGAGAATTGACTTCACTCCTCCTGGTGCAATCACCCACCTAGTGGTGTGCAACAATCAGCTGTGCATGAGTATGGGCAAGGACACACTGCTCAG GATTGATCTTGGAAAACCAGACCAGCCAAACCAGGTTGAATTGGGGCGCAAGGATGATGCTCGGATCCACAAACTGTTCCTGGATCCCTCGG GGTCTCATCTCCTGATCAGCCTCACCTCCAATGAGTGTCTCTACCTCAACAGAAATTCTCAGAAAGCGAAGAGCCTCTCTCGCTGGAAAGGACACTTGATTGAGAGCGTTGGGTGGAACAAATATCTGGGCAATGAAAGCAGCACAGGCCCCATCCTGGTGGGAACCAGCCAGGGCCAGTTGTACGAAGCAGAGATCATCGTGTCAGAAGAGCGGCTTTTCGTCTCAAGTCCTGATCAGCATTTCAAGAATGTGTACAATCTGGAGGAGGATGGATCCCCTGCTCCAGTCTGCTGTCTGGAGATTGAGCGAAGTGCTGACACCCGCCTCTTTGTCATCGCCACCACTCGGAAGCGTTTGTATCAGTTTGTGGGCAGGGCTCCAGAGAACCCTGATCCACACATGTTTCAGCCCATGTTCAGTCAGTATACCAACACCTTGCCCAGCTTCCAGGAGTTCCCAGCAAGCCTGGGCTACAGCGAGATCTCTTTCTACACCTCTAAGCTGCGGTCTAGCCCTCGATCATTTGCCTGGATGATGGGCAACGGCGTGCTGTATGGCACCTTGGACTTCACCCGGCCTGATTCCCTTCTTAGTGATGTACAGGTCTGGGAGTACCCAGGTGACATCGCCCCTGAGCTGGAGCCCCCCCGGTCCATCGTCCTCACCCAGTTTCACTTTCTGCTGTTACTTCCTGATAGGGTGAAGGCCATTTGCACACTGAACGGGCAGCTTGTCTTTGAGGATGCCTTCCCTGACAAGTTCGGCCAACTCCTCCGTATGGTCAAAGATTCGGTGGCTGGGCTGATATGGATATACACGGAGAAGGCAGTGTTCCGTTACCACATTCAGAAGGAATCGCGGGATGTCTGGCAGATGTACATGAACATGGGGAAGTTCGAACTGGCTAAGGAGTATTGCAAAGACCGTCCTGAGTGCCTGGACACTGTTCTTGCTAAGGAAGCAGATCACTGCTTTCGAAACAAGAAGTATGTGGAAAGTGCCAAGTACTATGCACTGACTCAGAAGTACTTTGAGGAGATCGCTCTTAAGTTTATTGAAGCCAAGCAAGAGGAGGCCCTAAAGGAGTTTCTTCTGAAGAAGCTGAAGAACCTGAAGTTGGAGGATAAGACACAGCTGACGTTGCTGGTGACTTGGCTTGCTGAAATCTACCTGAACTGGCTGGGCACTCTTGAGGCAGACAAAGACAAGCAGAACCAATTTGAGGCAACTAGGGAGGAGTTCCGCAAGTTCCTGAGTGGCTCCAAGATAAAGGAGTGTCTCTTAAACAATCGCTCAACTATCTATGACCTCCTCGCCAGCCATGGCAATGTGGAGGACATGATCTTCTTCTCTGTGATTATGCAGGACTACGAGCGAGTGGTGGCCCACCACTGCCAACATGATGGTTACAGTGCAGCACTGGAGGTCATGTCCAAGTGCCAGGATCCTGCTCTCTTCTACAAGTTCTCTCCTGTCCTCATGCAGCATATTCCCAGGCAGGTGGTTGATGCCTGGATCAACATGAGGAAGAGGCTGGATCCCAAAAACCTCATCCCGGCCTTGGTCAACTACAGCCAGATTGGGAGCTCGGCGCAGGTCTATGAAGCTATTCGCTACCTTGAATTTTGTGTACACCAACTGGAAGTGACAGACCAGGCCATTCACAACTACCTGCTGTCCCTCTATGCCAAGTACAAGCCCAAGGCCCTACTTTGGTACCTGGAACAGGCGGGCTCGAATGCAGACTGTATCCACTACGACCTCAAATATGCGCTACGTCTCTGTGCAGAGAATAAACAGACACAGGCCTGTGTGCACATATACAAGACTATGGAACTGTATGAGGAGGCGGTGGACCACGCTCTCCAG ATGGATGTGGACCTTGCTAAATCATGTGCGGACATGCCAGAGGATGATGAGGAGCTCCGAAAGAAACTGTGGCTGAAGATTGCCCGGCATGTGGTTCAGGAGGAGAAGGATGTGAAGAAGGCCATGGTGTGTCTGTCCAGCTGCAACCTGTTAAAGATTGAAGATATTCTACCCTTCTTTCCCAATTTTGTGACCATTGACCATTTCAAGGAAGCCATCTGCAGTTCTCTGCAGGAGTACAACAAGCACATTGACGAGCTCAAGCAGGAGATGGAGGAGGCAACTGAAAGTGCCAAGCGAATCCGCGAGGACATCCAAGAAATGAGGAACAAATTCGGGGTGGTGGAGTCTCAAGAGAAGTGTGCATCATGTGACTTCCCACTGTTGAACCGCCCTTTCTATCTGTTCCTTTGTGGCCACATGTTCCATTCCGACTGCCTGCTGCAGGAAGTCATCCCCCACCTTTCTCAGTTCAAACAGAATAGACTGGAGGAGCTGCAGAGAAAGCTGGTTGCTGCTGGTCAGACTAAGTCCCGGCAACGCTGCAAGGAAGGAGAAGCCAGCGACCGGGGTCAGCAGTCCCGTGATCAGATCAAGTCAGATATTGATGATCTTGTGGCAGATGAATGTATCTATTGTGGAGAACTGATGATTAAATCAATAGATAAACCATTTATTGACCCACAGAAAAGTGAGGAAGAGAACTGCTGGCTGTGA